A region of the Saccharospirillaceae bacterium genome:
GTCATTTACAGGGACAGATTTTACAAGATAACAAAGTAGCCACCCTGGTGAACGCCTGTTACGGGCGCGAGCGCGAATCTGATGTGCTCGTTCATCACTCTCCGGTTAGCCTTTTGAAAGAAAAAGACGGGCAGAAACTCAATTATATAAAGGGCATCACGCCTGAATTTGTGCGTCATGTCGACTTCATCTACCACAGTGGTCAGTTTCCGTTTACCAACAGCAAAGTGAATCATATTCACGGTATGATGCGATTCTGCGATCATCCACAAGAAATTCGTGATGAACATCTGGTTGCACTCATCGATGCATGGCCACCAACGGTGTTGCAAAAACTAAAATCACCTGCACCCTGCGCCAGCGTCACCTGGAGCCTGGAGATGGTCACCCCGCTCAGTCAATTGCCTCAGCCAATCACTGGTGATGACTATTTGATTTACGAAGCCGAAATTCGTCAGGCGCATGACGGATACGCACATACCGAAGCACGGATCGCCTCTCCAGACGGCATTCTGTTAGCCCTCAGCCGTCAATTGATTGCGGTTTACGACAAGCGCTGATCAGCTGAAGGCCAACCACAGGCAATGGCAGCGGTAATGATTTGCGGGGAAATTCGCTTGTCGTTGATAGCCAGCTCTGACGCAATGCGCTCAGAATCCAATGTCACTAAAACACAAATAAAAATACCCTTTTATCAATAACTAAAGCCTTGTCTGAGTCAGGGTTTTAAGTTGCCGAATCGCCGCAGGCCAGCTATTACTTAAGAGTATTTATTGACTGGCCCAGAGATATTATGGCGACAAAGGTTCTTATTTGCGACGACTCCAGCTTCGCGCGAAAGCAGATGGCACGTGCCCTTCCACCGGAATGGGACGTTGAAGTTCATTTTGCCAGCGACGGAGTGGAAGGCGTCGAACAGATTCGCCAGGGCAACGGCGATGTAGTATTCCTCGATCTGACCATGCCGAATATGGATGGGTATGGTGTATTGGAAACCATCAAACGTGACGACCTTCCGGCTATGGTTCTGGTGGTATCCGGCGATATCCAACCTGACGCCCAGGAAAGAGTGAGAAAACTCGGAGCCATGGCTTTTATCAAAAAGCCCATCGATGCCGACAAAGCACGCACCGTGCTGGCTGAGTACGGCATTCTGACGATGGAGGCCTGATATGAGCGAGGTAACTCTGAGCGAAGATCAGCGAGATTGCTATCAAGAGCTGACTAATGTCGCCATGGGCCAGGCTGCAGACCGCTTAGCAAGATTGCTCGACGCTTATGTTGTGCTACCGATTCCGCGCGTGAATCTGATTGAGAACAGTGAGCTGCACATGGCCATTCAGGATGCGGAGAAAGACGCCGCTATTTCTGCCGTTTGCCAGGGCTTTATTGGCTCGGGAATTGCCGGTGAAGCGTTACTGTTGTTTAACGACACCAGCTTTCAGGATCTATCCTCTCTGATGAGTTATACCGGTCCACTGGATCGGCATGCTGAGCTGGAGTTGCTGATGGACGTGAGTTCGGTGTTAATCGGAGCGTGTATTCAGGGCATCGGTGAACAGCTGGAAATTCACTTTAATCAGGGTCATCCGGTTGTCCTCGGTCAGCATTGTCAGGTAGCCGACATTCTTAAGAGTGGCAATCATCAATGGAGTAAAACCCTGGCGATTGAAATCCATTACACCATTGAACACGTCAACATCGACTGTGATTTATTACTGCTGTTTACCGAAGACTCGGTACACAAGCTCAATAATGTTATCGACTTTTTGCTGGATTAATCATGAGTGATTCAAATTTTGATATCGGCGACATTCACTGGTTAATGGATATTTTGCAAAATATCGACGTTGGCCTGGTGGTGCTTGATCGCAACTATGAAATACATCTCTGGAATGGTTTTATGGAAAGCCACAGCGGTATCAGCCCACAGAATGCCAAAGGGCAAAATTTATTTGAGCTGTTCGATGAAATTCCACGGGAGTGGTTCACGCAAAAGTCAGAAGCGGTTTTCCAATTAAAAACCCGCACCTTTACTATCTGGGAACAACGGCCATATCTGTTTAAATTCAAAAACTACCGACCCATAACCGGCCGCGCCGCCACCATGTATCAGAACACCAGTATTATCCCGCTGGAATCGATTAATAAAACCGTCGATCACATCTGCATCATTATTTACGACGTAACCGACGTGGCCGTGAATCGCGAAGATGCGTTAAAAGCCGCCCAATCACTTGGGCAACTCAGCCGCGCAGACCACCTAACCGAGTTGCCTAACCGGGTCGTCTGGGAGCAGGAGGTTCAGCGCGAATACAGCCGCTGTTGCCGCAGTCAGAACCCATCGACACTGGTGGTGTTTGATATCGATAATCTTAAACAAATTAATGCGGCATATGGCCACAAAACCGGTGACGAAGTCCTGAAAATTGTCTCCGATTCGTTGCGCCAGACAATGCGTCAGACCGATATGCCCTGCCGTTTTGGTGGCGATATGTTTGCCATATTGCTGGTGGACACCAGCGAGGTTAACGCCAGCCGCTTTGCAGAGCGAATCCGTAAAGCCATTGAGGTGCTGGACATACGAACACAAGAGCAGCAACTTAGGGTCACTGCCAGTATTGGTGTTGCGGAGTTCTCCAATACCTTCGCTAACGAAACAGATTGGATTCACGCGACCAACAAAGCGTTACTGCACGGAAAGCAACTTGGGGGCGATCAGGTAACTCTTTATCATTCTAAGGCGCTGCAATAGTCGTCGCTGCACTGGTCAGCATTGCCATGATTGACATATTCGCTCAAACTGCCTGCGTGTTTTGAACTCAATCGCAGGCCATGTCCAAACATCACGCTCAAGTCCCTCACGAATTTATTGATGCTCCGTTAAGAGGTGCCGAGTCCCTCGGTATCTCACGCCAGCAGATCTGGCAAACTGCTGGCCTCGATCACCGCTTGTTGGCGCAGCAGGGATTTACCATCAGCCATGAGAGCTACGCCAGGCTGATGGGAAGCCTATGGCGCGAGTGCGACGATGAATTTATGGGGTTGGCCAAAGTGCGCTCCCACTTTGGTACCTTCAGTATGATGTGCAAAGCCATCATTAGCTGTACCTCGCTGGAACATGCGTTACAGCGCGCGCGTCAATTTTATGCCCTGTTTGACCACGCTCCGAATATCCGTCTGGAAAAAGACAAACGCTTAAGCAAGATCATTATTGAACATGACACCCGTTATGATCCGGATTTTTTTCTTGCAGAGTCATTACTGGCCATCTGGCATCGCCTCAGTAGCTGGTTGGTTGGCCAGGGAATTCCCTTGCTATCCGTCAGCTGTGCTTACCCACCGCCACGCCATCATCCGTTGTATCAGGTTTTGTTCGCTACCCCGGTTAAATTTTCTCAGAGCGAAACTTATTTGCGGATACCAACCCGTATGTTGTCATTGCCGGTGAGTCAGACCCCAGCGTCATTGCGAGCTTTCCTGGCAACATCGCCAGCCGATTTCCTGGCCCGGCCAAATCCTCACGAGAGCATGACCGGTAAGTTACGACAGCTCTTCCGTCAGTACCCACTGGAAGAGCTACCAGCGCTGAACGATACCGCCAGCCTTCTGAGTATTTCCGGTGCGACGTTACGTCGCCGCTTGAGTGAAGAGCAAACTTCGTATCAAAAATTAAAAGACGAATGCCGATTAGAAGAGGCAAGCCTGCTGCTGACCCAAGCCGACGCCAATATTCGCAACATCGCCGAACACCTGGGCTTTACCGAAGCAAGCACCTTTCATCGTGCCTTTAAAAAATGGCAAGGTCTTACACCCGGCGAATATCGGGCACAAAAATTGGCTGAAAAGAATTTGTCATAACCTGGCTTTACCCTCGGACTATCGACCATGAGCGTTCGGGAGACACATTGTGTGGTGGAAGCAAGGCGTTATATATCAGATTTATCCACGCAGTTTTCAGGACAGTTCAGACACCCCCGATGGCATCGGCGATCTGCGTGGTTTAATACATCGCCTGGACTACCTTAATGATGGAACAGAACAATCGCTGGGGATTGATGCCATTTGGCTTTCGCCTTGTTTCCCCTCTCCGATGGCCGA
Encoded here:
- a CDS encoding diguanylate cyclase, which translates into the protein MSDSNFDIGDIHWLMDILQNIDVGLVVLDRNYEIHLWNGFMESHSGISPQNAKGQNLFELFDEIPREWFTQKSEAVFQLKTRTFTIWEQRPYLFKFKNYRPITGRAATMYQNTSIIPLESINKTVDHICIIIYDVTDVAVNREDALKAAQSLGQLSRADHLTELPNRVVWEQEVQREYSRCCRSQNPSTLVVFDIDNLKQINAAYGHKTGDEVLKIVSDSLRQTMRQTDMPCRFGGDMFAILLVDTSEVNASRFAERIRKAIEVLDIRTQEQQLRVTASIGVAEFSNTFANETDWIHATNKALLHGKQLGGDQVTLYHSKALQ
- a CDS encoding AraC family transcriptional regulator, producing the protein MSKHHAQVPHEFIDAPLRGAESLGISRQQIWQTAGLDHRLLAQQGFTISHESYARLMGSLWRECDDEFMGLAKVRSHFGTFSMMCKAIISCTSLEHALQRARQFYALFDHAPNIRLEKDKRLSKIIIEHDTRYDPDFFLAESLLAIWHRLSSWLVGQGIPLLSVSCAYPPPRHHPLYQVLFATPVKFSQSETYLRIPTRMLSLPVSQTPASLRAFLATSPADFLARPNPHESMTGKLRQLFRQYPLEELPALNDTASLLSISGATLRRRLSEEQTSYQKLKDECRLEEASLLLTQADANIRNIAEHLGFTEASTFHRAFKKWQGLTPGEYRAQKLAEKNLS
- a CDS encoding histidine kinase; the protein is MSEVTLSEDQRDCYQELTNVAMGQAADRLARLLDAYVVLPIPRVNLIENSELHMAIQDAEKDAAISAVCQGFIGSGIAGEALLLFNDTSFQDLSSLMSYTGPLDRHAELELLMDVSSVLIGACIQGIGEQLEIHFNQGHPVVLGQHCQVADILKSGNHQWSKTLAIEIHYTIEHVNIDCDLLLLFTEDSVHKLNNVIDFLLD
- a CDS encoding thioesterase family protein; the encoded protein is MTQAQNTIDFYLNQVGQQDIVLDPSWGQGRTTFGGMSAALVLKLLNDQAADDGLLRSLNIAFCGPLFTEQACSLQSQVIRRGKSISHLQGQILQDNKVATLVNACYGRERESDVLVHHSPVSLLKEKDGQKLNYIKGITPEFVRHVDFIYHSGQFPFTNSKVNHIHGMMRFCDHPQEIRDEHLVALIDAWPPTVLQKLKSPAPCASVTWSLEMVTPLSQLPQPITGDDYLIYEAEIRQAHDGYAHTEARIASPDGILLALSRQLIAVYDKR
- a CDS encoding response regulator codes for the protein MATKVLICDDSSFARKQMARALPPEWDVEVHFASDGVEGVEQIRQGNGDVVFLDLTMPNMDGYGVLETIKRDDLPAMVLVVSGDIQPDAQERVRKLGAMAFIKKPIDADKARTVLAEYGILTMEA